From the genome of Marinifilum sp. JC120:
TTGGTGAGATTTTCTTTAGCTTAGCACGCATTTTGCGGTCAAGTCTAAAATAGAAAAAGGCTTCCCAAGTTATGAGAAGCCTTCTGTTTTTTATTCAGAGTCTTGCTAAACCAGCTTCTTCGCAGCAGCTAAAGCTGCATCATAATCCGGTTCCTCGGTGACTTCATTTACATACTGCGCGTACTGCACAGCACCAGCCTTATCGACTACGAATACCGCGCGGCTCAGGAGGCGCAGCTCTTTGATCAGGACACCATAAGCCTCGCCAAAAGAGGAATCCTTATAATCAGAAAGGGTCTGCACGGCTTCAACTCCGGCAGCACCGCACCAGCGGGCTTGAGCAAAGGGAAGATCCATGGACAGAGTCAGGATTTTGATATCATCGCCAAGGGATGCGGCCTCATT
Proteins encoded in this window:
- a CDS encoding thiol peroxidase gives rise to the protein MNERTGIITFQGNPLTLLGDEIKVGDKAPEFSVTDNGLAPKALADFAGKVLIISAVPSLDTPVCDMETRRFNNEAASLGDDIKILTLSMDLPFAQARWCGAAGVEAVQTLSDYKDSSFGEAYGVLIKELRLLSRAVFVVDKAGAVQYAQYVNEVTEEPDYDAALAAAKKLV